CTTAAAAAAAAgctagaggcttccattgtccattggtgtacCTTTCCAAGACCCCACCTACTGCTGCATCAGACACATCTATCATAAGACAGTTGGTGCATCCATTTATGGATGGACTTGcatctttggtctgctggaatgccaccgtcatctcctttgtccacttGAGTTCTTTGGCATTGCTGGACATGAAGTCGAAGAGGGatttcataatatgagctgcaaAGGGTAGAAAATGGCAATACTCCAAGTACCTAATTTGTTCTTTATTGCTTTTACCTGCTGGGCACATCTCTTCTTtatcagatccccaatattcctcacAAACCAAGGTTCTtagtgcctgttaactttgcctttaatcctgaccagAACACACAAAACGCTGTACccccaaaatgtcaccttttaAAGCCTTCCTATTACCTAGtatatccttgccagaaaacaacctagcccaacccactctctccagatagtttctcatttcctcaaaattggcctttctccaatttagaatttcaatcaGAAGactagacctatccttatccataattatcatgaaactaatggcattatgatcactggacccaaagtgttcccccatGTACACTTCTGTCACCCGTCTTTTCTCATTCTCTAATAGGAGTTGCAGTATTGTACATTGATATGTTGATTTaggaaaccttcctgaacacatttgacaaactttaaccaatccagcccttttatggtaatgggaatcccagtcaatatgtggaaagttaaaattaccTGCTATCACaacttcctgcagctgtctgccatCTCCCTGCAGATTTTCTCCTTCAATTCTTACCAACTATTGCATGGTCTATAATGCAACTCCATTCCTTAGTTCCACTCATATAGCCTCATTAGACAAGCTGTCTAATCTgtcctgacgagcaatgccactcctccccctgctcaaTCACGTCTGAAATCATGGAACCTTGGGACACTGACCATGACATTTGGTTGCTTAACCTTCCTCGAGAATGCCATAAACCCAAATGGAGATATCCCAggccctggcacctgggagtaGAGTGGCCATTTCCAAATATCCAAAATGGAGGACATCTGTCTAAGCTGTGTGCCTGTGCACGTGCACAAGTGAAAATGCTGAGTGCACATTGTGCATTTGTACGACTGTGCACACGCACACCCAAGAGGGAACACAGCGTAGAAAACTCAGGAGAACAAAAGAAGTCAACCACTGTCTCCAACTCCCCACACCTCTTCTGTTCAATACATTAATGTaagtttttgaaatttattttttattggtTTAAACAAACATTTCCAGATGTATCTCAGATACTATACATACACATCATGTACTCATATTTGCTATGATTTTTCACATAATATTTATCTGAGGTGTACACTTATAGAGGGAAAAAGAAAgacagaacaagaaaaagaagaaaactatATACAATTAAGGAGTGATTTTTTTCTTAACAACATAATCATTGATTTGTAAGAATAAGGTCAGGCCTATGGAATAGTTAAACCATTTTCCCCAGTATGAATCAAATTGTTCCAATTAATAATTAACAGATGCTGTTAACTTCTCGATTTTATAAATGGCCATTATAATTTCCTTCCATGTGTTTAAAGTTGGGCACTTCTGTTGGGGGTGATAAAGTATCTGATCAGATTTTTCCACCCAGACTCCCTCCATTTCTGTGAACTGGTACACTTCCATTGATACCTCCATTGCTCCACAttattttccattctttctcaGAAGTTATCCCTCTttccttttccaattttgttttaatgtatGAAGTCGAGCATGTTTTAAGATTTGACAGGCCTTTATATAAACACATACACTTGAAATGATTTTACTACCATTATCTGAATTATATGCTTCTAAGAAACAGTAGTATCAACATGTACTTGCCTTGGTTACATTCACATGATCTGCAAATACCGATAAAAGTCTTGTTTTTCTAAAAAGTGTTTctctttaaagaaaaatttaatcaAAACTGATTTAATCACCCTCCTTCAAAGATCACACTCCACACACTCCATTCGAAGTCAAAGATTATTTGCGGCATAAGTATGCACTTGCGCCCTGCACTAAATGTTCCTGAAccgaattccccccccccacccggctgCATGCAGGCCCACCGCTCATGTGCCAGTTGGCCCCTGTACTCAAATGCATTGCGCATGTACGAGTGCTGACTGGCGCTTGCccgcaagaagaaacatggccgcACACAACCTCGTGTCCCTAGGACACCACAAATTGACAGGTAAGTACTGTGTACCTTCCCTTTTTGTGgattctgccccttaatttgtccttcatttggggGTGTATAGACTACACCTCCAAAAGGAGGACAAATAAATGACCAGCTCGAGGTGGTGCCAGATGGAGGACAGAGTCCTCAAAAGTTGGACTGTCCGACCTATATCCAGACATCTGGCCACCCtgcctgggaggcaacataccatctgggattctcGATCTCTTCCACTCTCAATTGAATCTCCTCTCACTACAGCTTGTCTCTTCTCCTCCCACCCTTTCTTAGCCACCGGACcagtctctgtgccagagacctgaccaccatGGCTTGTCCCTAGTTGGTCATTCCCTCAACAGTATACATGTTATTGAGGAGGAATGGCCAGAGGAATagtctgcactgcctgcctgctacctttccctctcctgtcacccaGCCACCTTCCTCCTGCCTCATAAATATGATTACATAACTCCTgcctatcaccccctcagcctctggaATGATGTGGAGTTCATCCATCTCCAGCTCCAGTTCTCTAACACAGTTTTTAACGAACTGCATTTGGACCCACATCTTACAATCAAGACATCGGGCTTCTCTGAGAGGAGCATATCGCTGGCCTGGCAGTCGTTCTATGAAATAGAAAAAGTTTTTAAAGATAAAAACTGTCCTTACCTGTGCCTTTTTACTGAATCATTTTGTTCCTCGACAGGGTTATCCTTGCCTTGCCTCATCTCCTGCACCACAACCTCAGACACTTCTATGAGGTGTCTCAAGCTAAAGCCTCAAAATCCCACTCTTATACACCAGCCATTCATAAAGTGGTTGTTCCACTTAAGTACCCCTTCTCTTTATTGGTTACATctaattagccaatggagaagtTTAAGCCAGCACCTACCTTTCCCAGTACTTTTTAAATGCTCCTTTTCACATTCTAAGACTCGCTCTTGTAGTTTTCGATGAGACACAAACAAGCACTTCCCTTTGTCAATGCTTTTTAAAATGCTCCTCAATGATCAGTAGGCTCAGTGTTCATGGTGTCTGATCCCTGGGAGAAACTAACAGCACAGTTTGCTGAAGGCTGACCCATGTCTTCATCACAGAAGCAGTGTCCAGGTTTGTCAGTCAACTCTCTGACATGTGTTCACTATCATTGAGGCTTATAGAAACTGAGCTGTGATGTTCAGGTCTAATTTGTGATTTTCAAACTTAGACTTAGAGTTAGCTAGCTGTATACGTGCCACTGGATTAGTTTAATGAAAGCTGACATTTCAGTGTAGTGTGATAGTTATCAATATACAAGCAGATCCAGATTAACAGAAATGGGGCCATCAGAGATAGCTGTTGAAGGATTAGCAGAGGTCATCATTGCCATTTTCTCCATCCATAATCCTCCAAACATCTGTTCAGTCTgatcagaaagccctgcaaaaggtaagcAAAACTCTCCCTGCCCTCAAGAGCATCTGCATAGAACAGCAGAAATgagcaaagatccacaccacccagcacatactttcttctgttctcactgccttcaagaaagaggtactgggtgctgcaagactcacaccacctggttcaagaacagttgctacccctccaccattagacgcCTCAACAACAGTCATTCagagactcaattaaggactcctTCTTTGCATATCATTTAATTACTGAATATATTCTTTCAGTGTTTGCAGTCTgtatatatttctctcttttgtgtacatttttttcttCTGGAATACAGTTTTCAGTTactagtaattagaaattctgtctagcctacaggaaaaagaatctcagggttgtatgtgatggcatgtatgtattctgacaattaatctgatcTTTGAACACAAATGAATCAACTGATTTTTTGTGACTTTAGACAACACATCCACTGGGGAGCAGCTAACAACCCATATGTTCGATGGCTTCCTCCAGTGTATGAGGATGGGTTTGGAACTCCCAAAGGATGGCTTGAGACCAAGCAATATAATGGATTCCCCTTACCGTTGGTATGTAGCAACACTTGCTGGGGTGATGCAAATGTGGAGGTGGCTGTgctgaaacagaagcagggatgtTTCTCAAACTTATCAGCTACATTGATAATTTGCAGGCCAGGATGGTCTCAACAGCAATCCTGCACACTGGCAACAGGAATATTTCTCTGGACAACACTTATGCCCATATTTTGGTGGAATGGGGACAGTGGATCGACCATGATATGGATCTGACACCACAGAGTGCCAGTACCTCTTCCTTTATCGACAGCATTGATTGCTCATCATCCTGTTATAACAGGAGCCCATGCTTCCCAATACAGGCAAGGATCTATGCTTTACATTGCAAATGTTGGTTTTGCAATCCCTAGATATGATGAGCATATCTGATCAGAGCCAAATGTCTTGCAGATCCCAGATGGTGACCCACGTGCCCGCGACAGTGAGAAGTGCATGCCATTTTTCCGCTCAGCCCCAGCATGTGGAAGTGGGGAATCTGGAATCCTCACAGGACAGCTCCGCCCCAGGGAACAACTGAATAGCATCACTTCTTTTGTGGATGCCAGCATGGTTTATGGAAGTACAGAGTCCCTGGCATGGAAACTGAGAAATCATACTAATGACCTTGGGTACCTGGCCATTAACCAGCAATACTCAGACAATGGCCTGGCCTATTTACCTTTCATGACCAAGAAGCCTCAAAATCCCTGTGCACTGACCAGAGACCAATCCCCCATTGGAAATATATCAGACATTCCATGTTTTCTGGCTGGTAAATTAATGACAGAAAATGAGGACAAATTCAGCATTGTAACAAAATATTTTGGAAGTTATTGGATCCTAATTGGGGTGTTAGTTAGGATTCCACAATTAGCTGCAGTAGATGAAggcaaggaaagaaaaaaaaacattctgatcATTATCCTTTGGAGATTTCTGGGTGGGAGAATTTGGTCCTCAGACTTAGAATGGTGAACACAGTAAATCAACTCCTGTTCATAGCATTTTACTTCTGAAATTCAGTTCTGAAATCCACACTGTCACGAACTAACAACCCTCTTAATTTTGTTAGGGACTCGAGAGCTTTGTTAGGACTAACAATGGAAcatcaatggtaaattcaaaataatagtttttattaaactataacATGACATTTCTTACTCATCTCTAacaaactctaaatttaaccccaccatgcacaaatgtaaatgtgtgtgttaaAGTCCCAAACTCTAAAAAATCTAAAACTTCAGCAATCATTTTAGTCTTGTTTGAAGGTCTTaagttttcagttcagaaataattataaagtgcttttaaacatcacaTCTTCAGGCCtctaaactcacaattctttcgATGAGTTGTCCTTGAGAGATATTCTTTAAGCAGAACTGACCATTTTCTGGGCTACATATGTATCTCCTATGGATAGGATGATACATTTCCTGTCTTTCCAAAAAGTCAAAtcttcttttgaatgaagactttggaatctTTTTTCAAACAATGAAACGGTCCtctatcttaaagagacagtcagaagtaggcttttcttttgaaatctacttattctgtGTCCCTCTTATTAGGAGTAACAAATAGGcatcttttttcaggaaaggtttcttgcaaatctctcatgtcacatggtatatGACAcattttctgtctttgaagtttatAAATGCTTTTTGCACATCCATGTCAAAAGATCTCGTCCACTTGGGCCTCTGTGAGGTCTGCTCTCCTCAGAGCTAAAATGGCTGTGCGtttatacaggtgcttctgaaataaCACCTAATGTTTTTAGTATCTCAaaaaccatcataaatccttttatcTCTTTGGCTTCAACTGCAGAAGCATCCATTGCATCTTTCAAACTGGCTTATGTCTTCCATgtcaaagaaccatgtgtgtttaaaatgctaatgtgttgtatttgtgcccctgtaaccacctaaactaacttattaaaccatatctagataaaatatagttttaacattaaactaaggattaataATCCATTACAAGAGACATTGCTACAACATGTATTTAGGTCCACAAAGCTGAAGATGATTTTTCAGGTTTATGCATACATATGTTAAGATGCACAATGTGTTCAAGAGTTGACTTAAATGTATAGTAATTAATTGTATTCCcccttaaataatttttttcccctatGCTTGTCTTGGCTCACTAGTTAAGAAAGATTGATTAAATGAGGTATCAGAGCGCTTTCATTGAACCATGCACCTGCAATGCACTGTGCCTTCAATAGGAAGAGATGAACATTAGAAAGTAGCATGTGATAGGAAAGAGGCAGCTACCAATGGGATTATTTCACAAGGAAGGAGAAGCACTTTTATCAGTCAAACAAGATTTCTCAATATCTCACTGTCAGAAATTCATGTTCTTGTTCATTGATTACTCTGTGGAATTACCAAGTATCCTTTGCCCCTTTGCAACAGTTAATGATTTAAACTTTAGAAAATGTGGGATAATTGTTGTGAAAATTGTATATGTCTCATCTGAGGCTTAGTCTGTATGGATTCTGGTCCAAGCACATCCAAGTCAGGAAAGCCAGGATGCCCAGAACATTTCAATGACCTTTAAGCACAGTTTTTGAGCGAGCCCTTCCACATTTCACCCCCAAACAGATAGAAGCTCTGAAGCATGTCAGAGTTTGCAATACTGGAATATTGACAAAACTTTCTTTTACCATTTAGGGGATTCCCGAGCAAATGAACATTTAGGGATGCAAGCGCTACACACCGTCTTCTTACGAGAACATAACAGAATAGCATCAGAACTACATCAGCTGAACCCACACTGGAGTGGTGAGACCTTGTACCAGGAGACACGAAAAATCATGGGAGCCTACCAACAGGTGAGGAAGAGGAATGCGTTCCAAATTCTCATTTGATAATTTCCCTCTTGATCATTCTCCCAATCTATTACTATGCATTGTTCTTCCATACTTGCATATAGACTGCACTTCAGCCATTGTCCACGTTGTTTTATTGAATTCACTTCCATTAAATGGCACGCTTCAATTAGGATATTGAAGAAAATACATATCTGAAGAGTAATGATCTTGAAAATACATCTCGCAATTATGTTGAAGTAatttgcacaatttctgtgccTATAAATAAGACCTCATCATGCATCATTTTGGAAAACTTGTGTAAAGCTAATAAAACAAAGTAACTCCCCTTATAGTTATGCAACATCTGTTATAACATTCTGTACCAGAAGTAATTGACAACAAGCTGTGGTACTGCACTTGGATGATATTTGTCATGTTCCCTTCAAAGAAAATACAGAGAATTTCAGCATATTCCAATTTACGACAGATGGAACAGTGCAAGGAAAGCCTCAGCTATTGATTCTCAAGCCAAGATTATTAGAGAATCATATTTCACCAAAAACTTTCAAAGTCATATAGGCAGTAATTACAGGACACCATAAAAATCAAGAGATTTGAGAAGCACTTTCATTTGAATAGTTTTATAAAGGACAATGAACCCTTCCTTTCGTATATAAACAAATTTATTCTCCTATACTAAAGTGTAACCTGAAATTTCCAAAAATATATTTACAATCACTAAATTTAATCTTTATAAACAATATGAGTGTGTGTCAACTTGTATGTAAATATAATGACTGTGACCATGGTAACCATCATTCATTTTCAATCATGCTTGACATAATTAAAGCGGAACTAGTTTAGAAGCTGCAATTAGGATACTGAAGAAAATAGTATGATTGTGTTGCAGCTTCCTTGTTATCACACAAGTAGTTCAGTTTTTTTCTGAGTTGTATTAACATGGAAACACAGTGTGAAGCAGTCAGTCACTCACCACTGAGATGTGAAGATCGTTCTTCAATCTTTGGAACCTTCACCCTCAGAAGGCTGTGGGTGTCCTGTCATTCAGTATAGTCCAGGATGAGATC
The Narcine bancroftii isolate sNarBan1 chromosome 1, sNarBan1.hap1, whole genome shotgun sequence genome window above contains:
- the LOC138755780 gene encoding myeloperoxidase-like; translated protein: MHNGSIRANDLLSFFKLPVAETRKAVRAAELMETTIELIRQMVYTQEKIVRNATDLLSTLDLQVLAKVSGCTTQLQVITCSSSCLSDKYRTISGICNNRQHIHWGAANNPYVRWLPPVYEDGFGTPKGWLETKQYNGFPLPLARMVSTAILHTGNRNISLDNTYAHILVEWGQWIDHDMDLTPQSASTSSFIDSIDCSSSCYNRSPCFPIQIPDGDPRARDSEKCMPFFRSAPACGSGESGILTGQLRPREQLNSITSFVDASMVYGSTESLAWKLRNHTNDLGYLAINQQYSDNGLAYLPFMTKKPQNPCALTRDQSPIGNISDIPCFLAGKLMTENEDKFSIVTKYFGSYWILIGVLVRIPQLAAVDEGKERKKNILIIILWRFLGGRIWSSDLEW